The following are from one region of the Harpia harpyja isolate bHarHar1 chromosome 4, bHarHar1 primary haplotype, whole genome shotgun sequence genome:
- the IGSF9B gene encoding protein turtle homolog B isoform X6 — MIWYVAALVASVLGARGLPVQGALGSREEPEFVTARAGESVILGCDVIHPLTGQPPPYVVEWFKFGVPIPIFIKFGFYPPHVDPEYAGRASLHDKASLRIDQVRSEDQGWYECKVLMLDQQYDTFHNGSWVHLTVNAPPTFTETPPQYVEAKEGSSVTLTCMAFGNPKPIVTWLKEGELLGANGKYQVSDGSLTVLSVSREDRGAYTCRAYSIQGEAVHTTRLLVQGPPFIVSPPENITVNISQDALFTCQAEAYPGNLTYLWYWEEENVYFKNDLKLRVRILIDGTLIIFRVKPEDAGKYTCIPSNSLGRSPSASAYLTVQYPARVVNMPPVIYVPIGIHGYIRCPVEAEPPVTLVKWNKDGRPLRIEKYSGWNLLEDGSIRIEEATEDALGTYTCVPYNALGTMGQSPPARLVLKDPPYFTVLPGWEYRQEAGRELLIPCAAAGDPFPIIAWRKVFSKTGEPAALPRPERPDPLPVAGGVPWAAQVGKPSRSKHNTLPGGTLQIRSLGKDDHGEWECVATNIVASITASTHLTVVGTSPHAPTGVHVVVAMTSANVSWEPGYDGGYEQTFSVWYGPLMKRAQFGPHDWLSLPVPAGSSWLLVDTLEPETAYQFSVLAQNKLGTSSFSEVVTVNTLAFPVTTPEPLVLVTPPRCLTANRTQQGVLLSWLPPANHSFPIDRYIMEFRVAERWEILDDGIPGTENEFFAKDLSQDTWYEFRVLAVMQDLISEPSNVAGVSSTDIFPQPDLTDEGLARPVLAGIVATICFLAAAILFSTLAACFVNKQRKRKLKRKKDPPLSITHCRKSLESPLSSGKVSPESIRTLRPPSESSDDQGPQAKRMLSPTKEKELSLYKKTKRAISSKKYSVSKAEAEAEATTPIELISRGPDGRFVMDPAEMEPSLKTRRIEGFPFVEETDMYPEFRQSDEENDDPVVPASVTALKAQLTPLSSSQESYLQPPAYSPRFHRALEGPGALQPTGQARPPAPRAFHHQFYGYLSSSSPGEVDPPPFYMPEVSPLSSVMSSPPLPPEGPFGHPTIPEENGENASNSTLPLAQTPTGGRSPEPWGRAEFPFGGLEPAPAPFPHQLQPCEAAEGPQPTGCLPRGPPPSSLQVVPASYPGILPLEAPKSWTGKSPGRGQPSVPTTTKWQDKPMQPMGCQGQLRHTSQGMGIPVLPYHEPSEPVGPSGTSTFGLDTRWYEPQPRPRPSPRQVRRAEPSLHQVVLQPSRLSPLTQSPLSSRNSSPELTVRARPRPGLIQQAEVSEITLQPPAAVSFSRKSTPSTGSPAPSSRGGSPSYRPTAAFASLATGYSGSQGSSLPVDTMDVFGDIPSPRRAGEEILQPEPTSTTVAAMGYLGSVVETSFSSAQ; from the exons ctccccccACTTTCACGGAGACGCCGCCGCAGTACGTAGAAGCGAAGGAAGGCAGCAGTGTCACCTTGACCTGCATGGCGTTCGGGAACCCCAAGCCCATCGTCACCTGGCTGAAAGAGGGAGAACTTTTGGGTGCCAATGGCAAGTACCAG GTGAGCGACGGGAGCCTGACGGTGCTCTCCGTCAGCCGGGAGGACAGGGGTGCCTACACCTGCCGGGCGTACAGCATCCAGGGAGAGGCTGTGCACACCACGCGCCTGCTTGTTCAAG GACCTCCCTTCATCGTTTCCCCTCCGGAGAACATCACGGTCAACATCTCCCAGGACGCGCTCTTCACCTGCCAGGCCGAGGCGTACCCCGGGAACCTCACCTACCTGTGGTACTGGGAGGAGGAGAACGTCTACTTCAAGAA CGACCTGAAGTTGAGGGTGCGGATCCTGATCGATGGGACGCTGATCATTTTCCGTGTCAAGCCAGAGGATGCTGGAAAATACACCTGTATCCCCAGCAACAGCCTGGGCCGCTCGCCATCAGCCTCTGCCTACCTGACGGTGCAGT ATCCTGCCCGCGTGGTGAACATGCCCCCTGTCATCTATGTTCCCATCGGGATACATGGATACATCCGCTGCCCGGTCGAGGCAGAGCCCCCAGTCACGCTGGTCAAGTGGAACAAAGACGGACGTCCCCTGCGAATCGAGAAG TATTCTGGCTGGAACCTGCTGGAAGACGGGTCGATCCGGATAGAGGAGGCAACCGAAGATGCTCTCGGCACTTACACCTGTGTGCCTTATAACGCCCTGGGTACGATGGGCCAGTCTCCCCCTGCCCGACTGGTACTGAAG GACCCCCCCTATTTCACGGTGCTACCAGGCTGGGAGTACAGacaggaggcagggagggagctgttGATTCCTTGCGCTGCTGCCGGAGACCCCTTTCCCATCATCGCCTGGAGAAAG GTCTTCTCGAAAACGGGGGAACCGGCTGCCTTGCCGCGACCGGAGAGACCAGATCCCTTGCCGGTGGCCGGCGGTGTCCCCTGGGCCGCGCAG GTAGGGAAGCCCAGCAGGAGCAAGCACAACACGCTGCCTGGCGGCACCCTGCAGATCCGCTCCCTTGGCAAGGACGACCATGGCGAGTGGGAGTGCGTCGCCACCAACATCGTCGCAAGCATTACTGCCAGCACCCACCTTACCGTCGTAG GCACAAGCCCTCACGCCCCGACCGGCGTGCACGTTGTGGTCGCTATGACCTCTGCCAATGTCTCCTGGGAGCCTGGCTACGACGGTGGATACGAGCAGACTTTCTCAGTTTGGTACGGCCCTCT GATGAAGAGAGCCCAGTTTGGCCCCCACGACTGGCTGTCTCTCCCTGTGCCAGCTGGTTCCAGTTGGCTGCTGGTGGATACCTTGGAACCCGAGACTGCATACCAGTTCAGCGTCTTGGCTCAAAACAAGCTGGGCACCAGCTCCTTCAGTGAGGTGGTCACTGTGAACACTCTAG CATTCCCTGTAACAACTCCAGAGCCTCTGGTGTTGGTTACCCCACCGAGGTGCCTAACAGCCAACCGGACACAGCAAGGCGTCCTCTTGTCGTGGCTTCCTCCCGCTAACCACAGCTTCCCCATTGACCGCTACATCATGGAGTTCCGCGTCGCGGAGAGGTGGGAGATCTTGGATGATGGTATCCCGGGGACCGAGAACGAGTTTTTTGCCAAGGACTTGTCCCAG GACACCTGGTACGAGTTCCGGGTCCTGGCGGTCATGCAGGATCTCATCAGCGAACCCAGCAACGTTGCTGGCGTGTCCAGTACAG ACATATTCCCTCAGCCTGACCTGACAGACGAGGGTCTAGCCCGCCCGGTGCTGGCTGGTATCGTTGCCACCATCTGCTTCCTGGCTGCTGCCATCCTCTTCAGCACACTCGCCGCCTGCTTCGTCAACAAGCAACGCAAACGCAAGCTCAAGCGCAAGAAAG aCCCTCCTCTCTCGATAACCCACTGCAGGAAGAGTTTGGAGTCCCC GTTGTCTTCCGGCAAGGTGAGTCCCGAGAGCATCCGCACCCTCCGTCCCCCCTCGGAGTCCTCTGACGACCAGGGCCCGCAGGCCAAGCGGATGCTGAGTCCCACCAAGGAGAAGGAGCTCTCCCTTTACAAGAAGACCAAGCGAGCCATCAGCAGCAAGAAGTACAGCGTCTCCAAGGCGGAGGCCGAAGCCGAGGCCACCACTCCCATCGAGCTCATCAGCCGCGGGCCGGACGGCCGCTTCGTCATGGACCCGGCGGAGATGGAGCCGTCCCTGAAGACGCGGCGGATCGAGGGCTTCCCCTTCGTGGAGGAGACGGACATGTACCCCGAGTTCAGACAGTCGGACGAGGAGAACGACGACCCCGTCGTCCCGGCCtcggtcaccgccctgaaagctcagCTCACCCCTCTCTCCTCCAGCCAGGAGTCCTACCTTCAGCCACCAGCATACAGCCCCCGGTTCCACCGGGCGCTGGAGGGTCCCGGCGCCCTGCAGCCCACCGGCCaggcccgcccgccggccccccgggCTTTCCACCACCAGTTTTACGGttacctcagcagcagcagccccggggAGGTGGACCCGCCGCCCTTCTACATGCCAGAAGTCAGCCCGCTGAGCTCGGTCATGtcctccccgccgctgccccccgaGGGGCCCTTCGGACACCCCACCATCCCCGAGGAGAACGGGGAGAACGCCTCCAACAGCACGCTGCCCCTGGCCCAGACCCCCACGGGGGGCCGGTCCCCCGAGCCCTGGGGCAGGGCCGAGTTCCCCTTCGGCGGCCTGGAGCCGGCCCCCGCACCGTTCCCccaccagctccagccctgcGAGGCGGCTGAGGGCCCCCAGCCCACCGGCTGCCTTCCTCGGGGgccgcccccctcctccctccaggtGGTCCCCGCGTCCTACCCGGGCATCCTGCCCCTGGAGGCACCAAAGAGCTGGACCGGCAAGTCGCCCGGCAGGGGCCAACCCTCTGTGCCCACCACCACCAAGTGGCAGGACAAACCTATGCAACCCATGGGATGTCAAGGGCAGCTAAGACATACCAGCCAAGGTATGGGCATACCCGTGTTGCCTTACCACGAACCGTCCGAGCCCGTCGGCCCCAGCGGCACAAGCACATTCGGCCTGGACACCAGGTGGTACGAGCCCCAACCCCGACCTCGGCCCAGCCCTCGGCAGGTCAGGAGGGCCGAGCCCAGTTTACATCAGGTGGTGCTACAACCTTCGAGGCTTTCTCCTCTGACCCAAAGCCCCCTCAGCTCCCGCAACAGCTCCCCGGAGCTCACCGtccgcgcccggccccggccgggccTCATCCAGCAGGCGGAGGTGTCGGAGAtcaccctgcagcccccggcGGCCGTCAGCTTCTCCCGCAAGTCCACGCCGTCGACGGGATCCCCCGCGCCAAGCAGCCGGGGAGGCAGCCCCAGCTACCGACCTACCGCCGCCTTCGCCTCCCTGGCCACCGGCTACTCCGGCTCCCAGGGCTCCTCCCTGCCCGTGGACACCATGGACGTGTTCGGAGACATCCCCTCTCCGAGGAGGGCTGGCGAGGAGATTCTGCAACCGGAGCCGACATCCACCACGGTAGCCGCCATGGG CTATCTGGGCAGTGTTGTCGAGACAAGCTTCTCCTCAGCTCAATAG